In a genomic window of Nodosilinea sp. E11:
- the gltB gene encoding glutamate synthase large subunit: MGHTPVNQPYQTRQHTRSEWPNWGPKSLVEERDACGVGFLADRQNRPSHDLVSKALAALDCMEHRGGCCADQDSGDGAGVMTAIPWVVLSRWAEQQGYGAIQPDQTGVAMIFLPTHVEAATLVRDTFNQVVKDEGLTAVGWRTVPVRPEVLGALAKQYQPRIEQLVMASAAETGDDLERRFYLVRRQVLHLIAQRVANADGLAAEVVAGLKDFYVCSCSSRTIVYKGMVRSAVLATFYEDLRDPDYVSPFAVYHRRFSTNTMPKWPLAHPMRLLGHNGEINTLVGNINWMVARQADLYHPVWGDRFDVLKPMVNAENSDSANLDNVMELLVRSGRSPQEALMMMVPEAYNNQPELDAYPEITDFYEYYSGLQEPWDGPALIVFSDGTQVGATLDRNGLRPARYVVTKDDLLMVSSEAGVLDVAPEDIVEKGRLGPGQMIAVDLHSQEILKNWAIKQRVATRHPYGQWLKDNRAEVQPQLFSETAVYSSEALLRQQSAFGYTAEDVDMIIQDMAAQGKEPTYCMGDDTPHAVLSDKPHLLYDYFKQRFAQVTNPAIDPLRERLVMSLTTQLGAQGNLLDEQPEYARLLHLESPVINEVELEHIHGSGFATATLSTLYSITDGPAGLQAAVDALCDRADVAAKAGQTILVLSDRVDAQGNPATLSAETSYIPPLLAVGAVHHHLIRNGLRMRTSLVVDTAQCWSTHHFACLIGYGASAVCPYLALESVRHWWADNRTQKLMETGKLPVSTLNGAQDNYRKAVDAGLLKILSKMGISLITSYRGAQIFEAIGIGPDLLDLAFRGTTSRLGGLSLIELAQETISFHQRAFPELTTKRLQNMGFVQSRPSGEYHMNNPAMSKLLHKAVAERQYDHYELYKAQLENRPISALRDLLDYESDRQPIPLDQVESVEAIMRRFCTGGMSLGALSREAHEVLAVAMNRIGGKSNSGEGGEDPVRFKVLSDVDGEGNSPTFPHLRGLKNGDTASSAIKQVASGRFGVTPEYLMHAEQIEIKLAQGAKPGEGGQLPGKKVSPYIAMLRRSKPGVALISPPPHHDIYSIEDLAQLIFDLHQINPKAGVSVKLVSEVGIGTIAAGVAKANADVIQVSGHDGGTGASPLSSIKHAGVPWELGLTEVHKVLMDNELRDRVTLRVDGGLKTGWDVVMGALMGAEEFGFGSIAMIAEGCIMARVCHTNNCPVGVATQKEELRQRFTGVPEHVVNFFYYIAEEVRSLLARLGYSSLIDIVGRADLLKPRAGVSLAKTKALDLTTLMNLPDGRGDRTWLQHGPVHSNGPVLDDEILADADIQAAIQNQGTVTKTYSVINTDRTVGARVAGAIAEKYGNSGFEGQLNLTFTGSAGQSFGAFNLPGMTLTLVGESNDYVGKGMHGGEIVVKPPAGITYNPSTNVIVGNTCLYGATGGTLYALGTAGERFAVRNSKGQAVIEGAGDHCCEYMTGGIVVVLGAVGRNVGAGMTGGLGYFLDEDGRFPVRVNPEIVKVQRVITPAGEAQLKALIEAHLAHTGSPKAEAILANWSEYLPKFWQVVPPSEADTPEANPDTTSAEKVLSSSQS; encoded by the coding sequence ATGGGACATACACCTGTGAATCAACCCTATCAAACTCGGCAACACACCCGTTCTGAATGGCCAAACTGGGGGCCAAAGTCGTTGGTCGAAGAACGCGATGCCTGTGGCGTGGGCTTTTTAGCCGATCGCCAGAATCGTCCCAGCCACGATCTAGTGTCTAAGGCTCTTGCGGCTCTGGACTGTATGGAGCACCGGGGGGGCTGTTGCGCCGACCAAGATTCGGGGGATGGGGCCGGAGTAATGACGGCGATTCCGTGGGTGGTGCTGAGCCGCTGGGCAGAGCAGCAGGGCTATGGAGCGATTCAGCCAGACCAGACTGGTGTGGCCATGATTTTTCTGCCGACCCACGTCGAGGCTGCGACTTTAGTGCGTGACACCTTCAACCAGGTGGTGAAGGATGAGGGGCTGACCGCTGTGGGTTGGCGTACTGTACCTGTGCGCCCTGAGGTGCTGGGTGCCCTGGCCAAGCAGTATCAGCCTCGCATTGAGCAGCTGGTGATGGCCTCTGCTGCAGAAACTGGCGATGATTTGGAGCGTCGATTTTATCTGGTGCGTCGCCAGGTGCTGCATCTCATTGCTCAAAGGGTGGCCAATGCCGATGGTCTAGCCGCCGAGGTGGTGGCAGGGCTGAAGGATTTTTACGTCTGTTCCTGCTCTAGTCGCACCATTGTGTACAAAGGCATGGTGCGATCGGCGGTGCTGGCCACCTTTTACGAAGATCTGCGGGACCCTGACTATGTCAGCCCCTTTGCGGTGTATCACCGACGCTTTAGCACCAACACCATGCCCAAGTGGCCCCTGGCCCACCCCATGCGACTCTTGGGCCACAACGGCGAAATTAATACGCTGGTTGGCAACATCAACTGGATGGTGGCCCGCCAGGCCGATCTTTACCATCCGGTGTGGGGCGATCGCTTCGATGTGCTCAAGCCCATGGTCAATGCCGAGAACAGTGACTCTGCCAACCTCGATAACGTGATGGAGCTGCTGGTGCGATCGGGGCGATCGCCCCAGGAGGCGCTGATGATGATGGTGCCCGAGGCCTACAACAACCAGCCCGAGCTCGATGCCTATCCTGAAATCACTGATTTTTACGAGTACTACAGCGGTCTGCAAGAACCCTGGGATGGCCCGGCCCTGATCGTGTTTAGCGATGGTACCCAGGTGGGGGCCACCCTCGATCGCAATGGCCTGCGCCCGGCCCGCTATGTGGTCACCAAAGACGACCTGCTGATGGTGTCATCAGAGGCTGGCGTGCTGGATGTGGCTCCTGAAGACATTGTAGAAAAGGGCCGACTTGGCCCCGGCCAGATGATTGCTGTCGATCTGCACAGTCAGGAAATTCTGAAAAACTGGGCTATCAAGCAGCGGGTGGCCACTCGGCATCCCTACGGCCAGTGGCTGAAAGACAACCGGGCTGAGGTGCAGCCCCAGCTCTTTAGCGAAACCGCTGTCTACAGTTCTGAGGCTCTGCTGCGCCAGCAGAGTGCCTTCGGCTACACCGCCGAAGACGTGGACATGATCATTCAGGACATGGCGGCCCAGGGCAAGGAGCCCACCTATTGCATGGGGGATGACACGCCTCATGCCGTACTTTCCGACAAGCCCCACCTGCTCTACGACTACTTCAAACAGCGCTTCGCCCAGGTCACCAACCCCGCTATCGATCCCCTGCGGGAGCGGCTGGTGATGTCGCTAACCACGCAACTGGGTGCCCAGGGTAACCTGCTCGACGAGCAGCCGGAGTATGCCCGTCTGCTGCATTTAGAAAGCCCAGTCATCAATGAAGTGGAGTTGGAGCATATCCACGGATCGGGCTTTGCTACGGCCACGCTATCTACGCTGTATTCCATCACCGATGGCCCTGCTGGGTTGCAGGCGGCGGTGGACGCCCTGTGCGATCGCGCCGATGTAGCCGCCAAAGCCGGGCAAACCATTCTCGTGTTGAGCGATCGCGTCGATGCCCAAGGCAACCCAGCCACTCTCAGCGCCGAAACCAGCTACATTCCCCCTCTACTGGCCGTGGGGGCCGTGCACCACCATCTGATTCGCAACGGGTTGCGCATGCGCACCTCGCTGGTAGTCGATACGGCTCAGTGCTGGAGCACCCATCACTTTGCCTGTCTGATTGGCTACGGGGCCAGCGCCGTGTGTCCTTACCTGGCCCTAGAGTCGGTGCGCCACTGGTGGGCCGACAATCGCACGCAAAAGCTGATGGAAACTGGCAAGTTGCCGGTCTCCACCCTCAACGGTGCCCAAGACAACTACCGCAAGGCTGTGGATGCGGGGCTGCTGAAGATTCTCTCGAAGATGGGCATTTCGCTGATTACCAGCTACCGGGGGGCGCAGATCTTCGAGGCCATTGGTATTGGCCCTGATTTGCTCGATCTGGCTTTTCGAGGCACGACGTCTCGACTGGGGGGGCTGTCCTTAATAGAGCTGGCCCAGGAAACAATTAGTTTTCACCAGCGGGCGTTTCCTGAACTGACTACTAAGCGCCTGCAAAACATGGGCTTTGTGCAGTCTCGACCCAGCGGCGAGTACCACATGAACAACCCTGCCATGAGCAAGCTGCTGCACAAGGCGGTGGCTGAACGCCAGTACGATCACTACGAACTGTACAAAGCACAGCTTGAAAACCGCCCAATCTCAGCCCTGCGCGATCTGCTCGACTATGAGAGCGATCGCCAGCCCATTCCCCTCGACCAGGTGGAATCGGTAGAGGCGATCATGCGCCGCTTTTGCACTGGCGGGATGTCGCTGGGGGCGTTGTCGCGCGAAGCCCACGAGGTGTTGGCAGTAGCCATGAACCGCATTGGTGGCAAATCTAACTCTGGGGAAGGGGGCGAAGACCCGGTACGCTTCAAGGTGCTCTCTGATGTGGACGGTGAAGGCAACTCTCCGACCTTCCCTCACCTGCGCGGGCTCAAGAATGGCGACACCGCTAGTTCGGCCATTAAACAGGTGGCCTCTGGGCGCTTTGGCGTCACCCCCGAGTACCTAATGCATGCCGAACAAATCGAGATCAAGCTGGCCCAGGGGGCCAAGCCGGGGGAGGGCGGCCAGCTGCCCGGCAAAAAAGTTAGCCCCTACATCGCCATGCTGCGGCGGTCTAAGCCTGGGGTAGCGCTGATTTCGCCGCCGCCCCACCACGACATCTACTCCATTGAAGATTTAGCTCAGCTGATCTTTGATCTACACCAGATCAACCCTAAGGCAGGGGTGTCGGTGAAGCTGGTGTCGGAGGTGGGCATTGGCACCATTGCCGCTGGGGTAGCTAAGGCCAATGCTGACGTCATTCAGGTGTCGGGCCACGATGGTGGTACCGGAGCCTCGCCCCTCAGCTCGATTAAGCACGCTGGCGTGCCCTGGGAGCTAGGTTTGACCGAAGTGCACAAGGTGCTGATGGACAATGAGCTGCGCGATCGCGTCACGTTGCGGGTCGACGGTGGCCTCAAAACCGGCTGGGATGTGGTGATGGGAGCCCTGATGGGGGCTGAGGAATTTGGCTTTGGCTCCATCGCCATGATCGCTGAAGGCTGCATTATGGCTCGGGTTTGCCACACCAACAACTGTCCGGTAGGGGTGGCCACTCAAAAAGAGGAGCTGCGTCAGCGGTTTACCGGGGTGCCCGAGCATGTGGTGAATTTCTTCTATTACATTGCTGAAGAGGTGCGATCGCTGCTGGCTCGCCTGGGCTACAGTTCTCTAATCGACATTGTGGGACGGGCCGACCTGCTCAAGCCGAGGGCGGGGGTTTCCCTGGCCAAAACTAAGGCGCTAGATCTAACCACCCTGATGAATCTGCCCGACGGGCGCGGCGATCGCACCTGGCTCCAGCACGGCCCCGTGCACAGCAACGGTCCGGTGCTCGACGACGAGATACTGGCTGATGCCGACATTCAAGCGGCAATTCAAAATCAAGGTACCGTGACAAAAACCTATAGTGTGATCAACACCGATCGCACCGTTGGGGCTCGAGTCGCGGGGGCGATCGCCGAGAAATACGGCAATTCCGGTTTTGAAGGGCAGCTCAACCTCACCTTTACCGGCAGTGCGGGCCAGAGTTTTGGGGCCTTTAATCTGCCCGGTATGACCCTAACCCTAGTCGGCGAGTCTAACGATTACGTCGGCAAGGGCATGCACGGCGGCGAAATTGTGGTCAAGCCCCCCGCTGGCATTACCTACAATCCGTCTACCAACGTGATTGTGGGCAACACCTGTCTATACGGTGCTACCGGCGGTACCCTCTACGCCCTGGGCACTGCTGGGGAGCGGTTCGCCGTGCGCAACTCTAAGGGCCAAGCGGTGATTGAGGGAGCTGGCGATCACTGCTGTGAGTATATGACCGGTGGCATCGTGGTAGTGCTGGGTGCGGTTGGCCGCAACGTCGGCGCTGGGATGACCGGCGGTCTTGGGTACTTCTTGGACGAAGATGGGCGCTTCCCGGTGCGAGTTAACCCCGAGATTGTCAAAGTTCAGCGCGTGATCACTCCGGCTGGAGAAGCTCAGCTCAAGGCGCTGATTGAGGCTCACCTGGCCCACACCGGCAGCCCTAAGGCTGAGGCAATTTTGGCCAACTGGAGTGAGTATCTGCCCAAATTCTGGCAGGTGGTGCCGCCCTCGGAGGCCGATACCCCCGAGGCAAAC
- a CDS encoding phosphomannose isomerase type II C-terminal cupin domain, with product MPKLQESIQPVTLALATSNGNEIAETGLRPWGSYTVLEEGRGYKIKRIEVKPGHRLSLQMHHHRSEHWIVVSGTAKVVCGDNEILLSTNQSTYVPPCTQHRLENVGVIPLVLIEVQNGEYLGEDDIVRFQDDYSRAEPV from the coding sequence ATGCCAAAACTACAAGAGTCGATTCAGCCCGTAACCTTGGCTCTAGCTACCAGCAACGGCAACGAAATCGCTGAAACCGGTCTGCGCCCCTGGGGATCCTACACCGTACTTGAAGAGGGTCGAGGCTACAAAATCAAGCGCATTGAGGTCAAGCCAGGCCATCGTCTCAGCCTGCAAATGCACCACCACCGCAGTGAGCACTGGATTGTGGTCTCTGGCACCGCCAAAGTCGTCTGTGGCGACAACGAAATTCTGTTGTCCACCAACCAATCTACTTACGTCCCCCCCTGCACCCAACATCGATTAGAAAACGTAGGCGTTATTCCTCTAGTTCTGATCGAGGTACAAAATGGCGAATATCTGGGCGAGGACGACATCGTTCGATTCCAAGACGACTACTCCCGAGCCGAACCTGTCTAA
- the fusA gene encoding elongation factor G, whose protein sequence is MARTTPLERVRNIGIAAHIDAGKTTTTERILFYSGMVHKIGEVHEGTAVTDWMEQERERGITITAAAISTSWRDHQINIIDTPGHVDFTIEVERSMRVLDGVIAVFCSVGGVQPQSETVWRQADRYRVPRIAFINKMDRTGSNFFKVCDQLRDRLNANAVPIQLPIGAEGNFSGVIDLVAMRARIYHDDLGQSMDDTEIPDDMLAIAKDYRAQLEEAVAEVDESLVEKYLEGSPLTTEEIMAALRQGTVKGTLIPVLCGSAFKNRGVQLLLDAVVDYLPAPIDVPAIQGLLPSGEQAERPADDDAPLSALAFKIMADPYGRLTFVRVYSGVLKKGSYIYNATKDKKERISRLIVLKADDRIEVDELRAGDLGAAIGLKDTFTGDTICDPSQPIVLESLYVPEPVISVAVEPKTKQDMDKLAKALQSLSEEDPTFRVSTNPETNQTVIAGMGELHLDILVDRMLREFKVGANIGAPQVAYRETIRKAANAEGKFIRQSGGKGQYGHVVVEVEPTDEGSGFEFVSKIVGGTIPKEYISPAEQGMKEACESGILAGYPVIDLKVTLVDGSYHDVDSSEMAFKIAGSMAMKEAVMQASPVLLEPIMKVEVEVPEDFLGDVMGDLNSRRGQIEGMGTEVGVAKVTAHVPLAEMFGYATDIRSKTQGRGIFSMEFSHYGEVPRNVAEAIISKNTGNA, encoded by the coding sequence GTGGCACGAACAACGCCCCTAGAGCGAGTTAGAAATATTGGCATTGCGGCGCACATTGATGCGGGCAAGACCACAACTACAGAGCGCATCCTGTTCTACTCAGGCATGGTGCACAAAATTGGCGAGGTGCACGAGGGTACTGCGGTTACCGACTGGATGGAGCAGGAGCGGGAGCGGGGTATCACCATTACCGCTGCGGCTATCAGCACCAGCTGGCGTGATCACCAAATCAACATCATTGATACTCCGGGGCACGTTGACTTCACCATTGAGGTGGAGCGATCAATGCGGGTGCTGGATGGGGTGATTGCGGTGTTTTGTTCAGTCGGGGGCGTTCAGCCCCAGTCCGAAACAGTGTGGCGGCAGGCCGATCGCTACCGTGTGCCCCGCATTGCCTTTATCAATAAGATGGATCGCACTGGATCTAACTTTTTCAAAGTTTGTGATCAACTCCGCGATCGCCTCAATGCCAATGCTGTCCCAATCCAATTGCCCATCGGTGCCGAGGGCAATTTTAGCGGTGTGATCGATCTGGTGGCCATGCGCGCCCGGATCTACCACGACGATCTGGGCCAAAGCATGGACGACACCGAGATCCCAGACGATATGCTGGCGATCGCCAAAGACTATCGCGCTCAGCTCGAAGAAGCCGTAGCTGAAGTCGATGAGAGCTTGGTCGAAAAGTATCTCGAAGGTAGCCCCTTAACTACAGAGGAGATCATGGCTGCCCTGCGCCAAGGCACGGTCAAGGGCACGTTGATTCCTGTACTGTGCGGCTCGGCCTTTAAGAACCGTGGCGTGCAGCTATTGCTCGATGCCGTAGTTGACTACTTGCCTGCCCCCATTGACGTACCTGCTATTCAGGGCCTACTGCCCAGTGGAGAGCAAGCAGAGCGCCCGGCCGATGATGACGCGCCTCTCTCAGCGCTGGCCTTTAAGATCATGGCTGACCCCTACGGACGTCTGACCTTTGTACGAGTCTATTCGGGGGTGCTCAAAAAAGGTAGCTACATCTACAACGCCACTAAGGATAAGAAAGAGCGTATTTCTCGGCTCATTGTGCTTAAGGCGGATGACCGCATTGAGGTTGATGAGCTGAGGGCAGGCGACCTGGGAGCCGCCATTGGCCTCAAGGACACCTTTACCGGCGACACCATCTGCGACCCATCTCAGCCCATCGTACTAGAGTCGCTCTATGTGCCCGAACCGGTGATATCCGTAGCGGTAGAGCCTAAAACGAAACAAGACATGGATAAGCTGGCTAAAGCTTTACAATCCCTGTCCGAAGAAGACCCTACCTTCCGGGTGAGCACCAACCCAGAGACCAACCAGACCGTGATCGCGGGCATGGGTGAGCTGCACCTCGACATTCTGGTTGACCGCATGTTGCGGGAGTTTAAGGTAGGGGCCAACATCGGTGCTCCCCAGGTGGCCTATCGAGAAACAATTCGTAAGGCGGCTAACGCTGAGGGCAAATTTATTCGCCAAAGCGGTGGCAAAGGCCAGTACGGGCACGTGGTGGTTGAGGTAGAACCCACTGATGAAGGCAGTGGATTTGAGTTTGTGTCTAAGATTGTTGGGGGGACTATTCCCAAAGAATATATCTCCCCGGCAGAACAGGGCATGAAAGAGGCCTGCGAATCTGGTATCCTAGCTGGGTACCCCGTGATTGATTTGAAGGTTACTCTGGTCGATGGGTCTTATCACGATGTAGACTCATCAGAGATGGCTTTTAAAATTGCTGGGTCAATGGCGATGAAGGAAGCCGTCATGCAGGCGTCTCCCGTCCTTCTAGAGCCGATCATGAAGGTCGAGGTTGAAGTTCCAGAAGATTTTCTGGGCGACGTCATGGGAGACTTGAACTCCCGCCGGGGCCAGATCGAGGGTATGGGAACAGAGGTTGGCGTTGCAAAAGTTACAGCCCATGTTCCCCTAGCTGAGATGTTTGGTTATGCTACCGACATCCGCTCTAAAACGCAGGGTCGGGGCATTTTTTCGATGGAGTTTAGCCACTACGGCGAGGTTCCTCGAAACGTGGCTGAGGCCATTATCTCTAAAAACACTGGGAACGCTTAG
- the rpsL gene encoding 30S ribosomal protein S12 yields MPTIQQLIRSERQKAEKKTKSPALKSCPQRRGVCTRVYTTTPKKPNSALRKVARVRLTSGFEVTAYIPGIGHNLQEHSVVMIRGGRVKDLPGVRYHIIRGTLDTAGVKDRRQGRSKYGAKRPKAS; encoded by the coding sequence ATGCCCACGATTCAGCAACTCATCCGGAGTGAGCGCCAAAAAGCCGAGAAGAAAACCAAGTCCCCTGCCCTAAAAAGCTGCCCGCAGCGTCGGGGGGTCTGTACCCGTGTCTACACTACCACTCCTAAAAAGCCTAACTCGGCTCTGCGGAAGGTGGCACGGGTTCGCCTGACCTCTGGGTTTGAGGTGACCGCTTACATCCCTGGCATTGGCCACAACCTTCAAGAACACTCCGTGGTGATGATTCGTGGCGGACGGGTAAAAGATTTACCTGGGGTTCGCTATCACATCATTCGTGGCACCCTTGACACCGCTGGCGTCAAAGACCGTCGCCAAGGGCGCTCTAAATATGGCGCTAAGCGTCCTAAAGCATCCTAG
- a CDS encoding iron-sulfur cluster assembly accessory protein, which translates to MVQIRPAAAQELKRLLGRHPAPPTPGQSPQIYLSLEPGGCADWTYRLRAETSLQQPLTALTYDDISLAVPTEQLELIKDLVIDYAEDLMGGGFRFINPLAQRTCGCGNAFALSSDTPVTQDCTAAHLPTS; encoded by the coding sequence ATGGTTCAGATTCGTCCTGCCGCCGCCCAAGAACTCAAGCGATTGCTGGGTCGACACCCTGCTCCCCCGACACCCGGGCAGTCCCCACAGATCTATCTCAGCCTTGAGCCTGGGGGTTGTGCCGATTGGACCTACCGACTGAGAGCAGAAACCAGCCTCCAACAGCCTCTGACCGCCCTCACCTATGACGACATCAGCCTTGCGGTGCCCACAGAGCAGCTCGAACTAATCAAAGACCTAGTGATCGATTACGCCGAAGATCTCATGGGTGGCGGGTTTCGCTTTATCAACCCCTTGGCTCAGCGCACCTGTGGCTGCGGCAACGCCTTCGCCCTCAGCAGCGACACCCCAGTTACCCAAGACTGCACCGCCGCTCATTTGCCAACCTCCTAA
- a CDS encoding phosphodiester glycosidase family protein gives MVRRPVSAPFPNRFSLGCRWLIGSWVGMGLLGAIAPLPALAIPGNPPSAEIGLANAALPPVAQGQTLIINGSQVSIPWMIAHGQIGLADYGVTDHLGATLLSNGHPNQQPVQWFTQPGEAVDLAAWVQGGYRFLDITPLAERYGWQVQTQGTALQITTPPAQVVGLRRTAIPGGERLIVDLSGPAPVALADSVDALTLTLGAAANTAVLRDAIAAPAGAHLGSLTATPVATGIRLQARASHQPRLATQANPPKILIDIRADRLQPHSIAWAPGVRWQQRYVAVAGQSFPVYWLQLDPAQASLRPIWPDPTTAVGTAPLTTTAQRWQAIAAINAGFFNRNNQFPLGAVRANQNWISGPILSRGVIGWNDQGQVRMERLFLRQALTTGNGQTFPIQAINSGYVQAGIGLYTSAWGRTYQPILDGETVVTVINGVVTAQQATGAIGSSSIAIPPEGYVLALRAYATAAQALPPGQPVTLESELLPASLAPFPNIVGGGPLLIRDRTLVLDARLEQFSAAFGTQAAPRSAIGLTASGEILLVAVHNSPLGPGPTLDQLAQIMIQLGSTDALNLDGGSSASLYLGGRLINRSPRTAARVNNAIGVFLP, from the coding sequence ATGGTTCGACGGCCTGTCTCAGCGCCTTTTCCAAATCGTTTTTCCTTAGGCTGCCGCTGGCTGATCGGCAGCTGGGTCGGGATGGGCCTGCTGGGGGCGATCGCCCCGTTGCCCGCCCTAGCGATTCCTGGCAACCCACCCTCTGCAGAGATCGGCCTCGCCAACGCCGCCCTTCCTCCGGTGGCTCAAGGCCAGACCCTGATCATCAACGGTAGCCAGGTTAGCATTCCGTGGATGATAGCCCATGGCCAGATTGGCCTGGCCGACTATGGGGTCACCGATCACCTCGGAGCCACCTTACTCAGCAACGGACACCCCAATCAGCAGCCCGTCCAGTGGTTCACCCAGCCTGGCGAGGCGGTAGACCTAGCGGCCTGGGTGCAGGGCGGCTATCGTTTTCTCGATATCACCCCTCTGGCCGAGCGCTACGGCTGGCAGGTACAAACCCAAGGCACAGCCCTACAAATTACGACTCCCCCCGCCCAGGTCGTCGGCCTGCGGCGAACAGCCATCCCCGGCGGCGAGCGTTTAATCGTGGATCTATCAGGCCCGGCTCCGGTGGCTTTAGCCGATAGCGTTGATGCCCTGACCCTCACCCTGGGAGCCGCTGCCAATACGGCAGTGCTCAGAGATGCGATCGCAGCCCCCGCCGGAGCCCACCTGGGATCACTCACCGCCACGCCGGTAGCCACAGGCATCCGACTCCAGGCCAGGGCCAGCCATCAACCTCGCCTAGCCACCCAGGCCAACCCTCCCAAAATTTTGATCGACATTCGCGCCGATCGGCTTCAACCCCATAGCATTGCCTGGGCACCTGGGGTCCGCTGGCAGCAGCGGTATGTCGCCGTCGCCGGGCAGTCGTTTCCGGTTTACTGGCTGCAACTTGACCCAGCCCAAGCCAGCTTGCGGCCCATTTGGCCCGACCCCACAACCGCAGTCGGCACCGCTCCTCTGACCACCACGGCCCAGCGCTGGCAGGCGATCGCCGCCATCAACGCTGGCTTTTTCAACCGCAATAACCAGTTCCCCCTCGGGGCAGTACGCGCCAACCAAAATTGGATTTCAGGCCCCATCCTCAGCCGAGGTGTCATCGGCTGGAATGACCAGGGCCAAGTGCGCATGGAGCGCCTCTTTCTCCGCCAGGCACTCACGACCGGAAACGGCCAAACCTTTCCAATCCAGGCGATCAACAGTGGCTACGTACAGGCGGGCATCGGCCTCTACACCTCCGCCTGGGGGCGCACCTATCAGCCCATTCTCGATGGCGAAACCGTGGTAACGGTGATTAATGGCGTCGTCACCGCCCAGCAGGCTACCGGCGCGATCGGCTCGAGCAGCATAGCCATTCCGCCAGAGGGGTATGTGCTGGCGCTGAGGGCCTATGCTACAGCGGCCCAGGCATTACCCCCCGGGCAACCGGTCACCCTAGAGTCTGAATTACTGCCCGCCAGCCTAGCGCCCTTCCCCAATATTGTCGGCGGCGGACCGCTGCTAATTCGCGATCGCACCCTCGTCCTTGACGCCAGGTTAGAGCAGTTTAGCGCTGCCTTCGGCACTCAGGCAGCCCCCCGTAGCGCCATTGGCTTAACTGCCAGCGGCGAAATATTGCTCGTGGCCGTCCACAACAGCCCCCTAGGCCCCGGCCCTACCCTCGATCAGCTCGCTCAAATCATGATCCAACTGGGCAGCACCGATGCCCTCAACTTAGATGGCGGTAGTTCCGCCAGCCTTTACCTGGGCGGGCGGTTAATCAACCGCTCGCCTCGCACAGCCGCTAGGGTCAACAACGCCATTGGCGTGTTTCTACCTTAG
- the rpsG gene encoding 30S ribosomal protein S7, translated as MSRRTVIQKRPIPPDSVYNSRLITMMSRRLMTSGKKSLADKIIYNSFGIIKERSGGDPLDVFERAVRNASPLVEVKARRVGGATYQVPMEVRSERSVALALRWLTQFARQRPGKSMAIKLANELMDAANETGGAVRKREETHRMAEANKAFAHYRY; from the coding sequence ATGTCCCGCCGTACCGTTATTCAAAAGCGTCCGATCCCGCCCGACTCTGTTTACAACAGCCGTCTCATCACGATGATGAGCCGCCGCTTAATGACCAGCGGCAAAAAGTCCTTGGCTGACAAAATCATCTACAACTCCTTCGGCATTATCAAAGAGCGCAGCGGTGGCGATCCTCTCGATGTGTTTGAGCGGGCCGTGCGTAACGCTTCTCCGTTAGTCGAAGTTAAGGCCCGTCGAGTAGGTGGTGCCACTTACCAGGTGCCCATGGAAGTGCGCTCAGAACGCAGTGTAGCCCTAGCCCTACGCTGGCTCACTCAATTTGCTCGGCAGCGCCCTGGCAAATCTATGGCGATTAAGCTCGCCAACGAATTGATGGATGCCGCCAACGAAACCGGTGGCGCTGTCCGCAAGCGGGAAGAAACCCACCGCATGGCAGAAGCAAACAAGGCCTTCGCCCACTATCGCTATTAG